The following DNA comes from Chrysemys picta bellii isolate R12L10 chromosome 25, ASM1138683v2, whole genome shotgun sequence.
GACTCCATCCTCTCCTTCGTGTCAGGGCTGTCTgtcggccccaccctgcagctgtCCCTGGACAGGAAGGATAAGAAGCGGGCTAGGAGTGGGGTAGGCCGTGAGGTGGAGAAGAGAGACCATGCGATGGTCTTTCAGGAGAGCAAGAAAGTGATGGACGCCGGGGGCAGAAATGCCAGGGCGGAGAAAAATGTAAGCCGGCAGAAGCCAATGTCGAACTTGCCAGTGGTCTTCCGAGGCAGGACAGTGATCTACGTGCCCAGTGCAGTGAAGGACTCCCCGAGCCCCAGGTCCACCCCACAGAAAACAGCCACAACTAAGCCCGAAGCCACCATCCAAAACCTCACCCTGAGCCAGCAGAGGTCACGAAGTCTTCACAGGCTGGGGAAGGCCTCGGAGATGGCCGACCTCACCTTGCCCAAGAGGAGCGCCACCCCTCCTGCCAGGATCACCAAGCCCCCCTCCTCGGGCTCCTCTAggacctccaccccctcccagcccacCCAGAAGAAGTTAACGTCGCCCTCCCAGCCCAACAAGCAGCTGCCGTCTCAGGGGGTGAAGGTGGGCAGGAGCTCCCCAACAGGCTCCGCCCCCAAAGCGCCCCCCCAGAAATCCCCAGCCACCAAGCAGCACAAGACCCAGAAATCCCCCGTCCGCATCCCCTTCATGCAGAAGCCAAACAAGAAGATgctgccagccaggagctccatGCCGGTGCTGGAAGAGCACGTGGGCAGCCCTAAGTTGAAAGGCCATGGGAAGGGCATCCTACCGACTGCCCGGCTCAATTTGGTGCGGATGTCCTCGGCCAGGTCCAGCGGCAGCGAGTCGGACCGGTCCGGCTTCCTGAGGCAGCTCACCTTCATCAAGGAGTCCTCTAGCCTCATCATGAGGCACCGCTCTGAGCTCTCCTCCTGCGAGTCCATGTCCTCACTGTCTCAGAGCGCTTCCCCCAAGAGGAGCAGGCCAGGCCTCCCAGCTGTGTTCCTGTGTTCCTCCAGGTGCGAAGAACTCAAGGTGACCAAGCCGGTGGTGACCAGCCAGAGGCCAGTCATCTCAAGGACCCCGGCCAACAACAAAACTTCTCCCAGCGAGAGGCCTCCTCGGAGGACCAGCTCTGAGAGCCCTTCCCGGCTGCCTGTGAAGACCAACACCCCCTCGCCCGAGCCCTTCAAGAGGtattcctcctcccccaacatcAGCATCATCAAGAGGACCAGCAGCCCCTCCTCCGTCCTGTCCTCTTGCTCCGAGTCGTCAGCCAGGAGAAGGAAGAGCCAAGAGGCCTCCAAGCTGACCCCGAATCCTGCAGTGGGGAACCCGGGGCAGCAGGACAAGCAGCAGATGGCGATGATGAAGGGTACTTGGAGAAGGATCCGAGATGAAGACATCCCACACATCCTCAAAAGCACCCTGCCTTCCTCAGCCCTGCCTCTGGTCAGCACCCTGGAGGAGGAGACCCCCAAAGCTCAGATCCCCATCCAGAGGAAAACCAGTGATGCTGTGGTGCAAACTGAGGACTACCCCACCACCAAGACCAACTCCAGCACCTCTCCAACGCTGGAGACCCGAGAGATGCCCAAGAGCGAGACAGAGTGCCTGACTTCGATCAAGGGCACTGTGCCCATCTCCTTCGGCCACGAAGGGCCGACTGGCTCTGTTGGGAGCTTCCCCTCCAGCAGGCACAGCTCTCCCAGTAGATCCGCCCGGGTGACTCCCTTCAACTACGTTCCCAGCCCCATGGTAGCACCCATGATCAACAACAAATCGCTTGAAAAAATGCCAGCTTAAGCCGCTATTGCAAATGCAAAGAACACCTCAACTTTGGTGATAGTGTATTAAGAAACGAACAAAGCCCCGGGCACTCTCCCTACTGCACCGCCCTAAGGACAAAACTCTTGTTCATAAAGAGACAGAAGCAGCAGCGTTTTTGTTTTCTCGAGCTTAACAAACCAAGGAGGAACTTTTGCGTTGATGTAACTGTTGGCCAGGAGGGTTGTGACAATTTTGATTGAGACACACATGAAACACCTGGAGAAAAGCAAGTATTTATTCCTTTACTCTCTCCgccctttcttttttgtttaatgGAGCTTTGGACGTTTTACCGTCGGGCACTGGGAAAGAACCAGGTAACTGCCCACCCCTATCCCCCGACATCTGTGTTCTGCTGATGGCTGTGCCAGTGTCTTCTCTGCGATGTCTGATCACCATACACTCTAGTTTAAGGAGAGGGATTTTTATCCGTGGAGTCTAGATGGCCACAGGTGTCCTGCATGAAGGGATGGACTTTTGCAGTGAAGCCTATGGGATGTCTTGATGGCCTCACAGTTCACCGTTGTTGAAGAACTTTGAAGCAGCAATCAGCCAACTTCCCCCCTAGACAGTCCAATGCCAGGAGGGGCTGTAGGCCCATTTTCTCCACGCTTTCATTGAAGCACACTTGGGATTTTCGATCTGAGGACAACCAACAGCGGTCGTTGATTCACTGGGGTCTCTCTAAGTTTTCTCAGGAGGTCGAGATTTcaaagggaactgggattgctgcTCTTtctagttaaaaaaacaaacccaaccacCAAGAATGCTTCAAGCAAAAGCCTTAATCTTAGGTCTCAGCTGCATGCTTTGTCTCACATGTCGGCACTAATATCTATGTATCCAAATAATCTCAGCTAATTTATAGAAACACCTTCAGAAACCCACCCATGGACCAAAAGCAGAGCgggagaggggtggggtgaggggatctGGGGAGGATTCCACAATGGGGAACAGAAGAAGGGCAGAACCTCCCCGTTACGGAACCAGCCATTTGCGCAGCACGAGGCCTGTAATTATGGTGACTGGTTAATCTGCTAATGACTAACTTGCTGGGATTGTGTTTGCGTTGGGTGTCACccagtgtctggggggagcagaaCAGCACCTTATTATCGCCAAGGGAGGAGGGTTGTTATGGAAACACTTCTCACGGCACATGGGGGAACGCCAAGGAGCTGGGGTGAGGAAAggccatttttgttttttcagcgGGTGAGGGGACGGGTCTGGGCGGCAGAGGCTGCTTTATGCCGTTCATCCTCTTTATAAACTCAGCCCCACTATGCAGGCTTTGCGCTAAAGGTGGGGCCAGAGGCGATGTCTAATGAGCTTCAGGGCCTCCCTTTGGTAGTTAGTCCAGTTTGCTCTCCAACACCTCCCAGACAAGGGATGGGAGTCGCAGGCTCGGTGGGATGTGAGGAAAGGAGCGAGGTCCGTACCAGTGCCCCTTGATCTTGGCCTCTGAGGCAGAGTTGCTCATTGGGTGCCTAATTCCATAGGCATGGAGTGGAAATCTCTCCTTAAAAATATGGTCCTGATTCTCGTGGTTTGACACCAGCATCGCaccattgaggtcagtggcagGGGAGTGACTTCCTGATTTGCAAACGGGAAAcaggaggcagagagaaagaggcacgtctctctctctctccatcctccctcctgctcccaaagATACTGTGCTTTATAGGTACTCTGGGACTTGGGACTCCTTGTTTGTTTCAGGGCCTTGCCTGATCAGAAGCAGAGGGGGTTGCCTACCACATGTTTGGGCTTTGTTGTTACAGGTTTTGTCCAGCATGGTCAGATTTGGCTTTGATTAATCTTGCAAAGCTCGGAGGGGAACTGCCGACGTGGCTTCCTAGGCTCAGGAGGGCCAGTTGTAGGGGCGGGGGGCGAAGTGGTATTTTAAAAGATGCGTTCTGAGGGTGTCCGTTTGGCCAGTGCCCGCTCTCTGTCAAGTGTTCTGAATTAATCAGAATGCCAGATTTTGTATTTAAATCTGCTGAATGAGAATTGTAGGGTAGGTTCCAAAGGAATAGACGTTTGCAGGCCGCCCAGCTCCCTTCGCAGTAGCGATGACAACGTGCAGGGGCTTTATGACAGAGGCAGGTGTTCTTACCAGGTCATGGCTCGATTCCCAGGTGGGCTATTCCAGTCCACCTCCCTAGAATTATCCAAGCGTTCTTGATTTCAAGGGCATACTTGATTTCCACAGCTGGCAgcgttgctgtgtgctgttgaaAGGAGCCACCACGTTCAGCCCCAGAGGTGGCTTTATTTCAGTGGCAGATGAAGATACTTGCATATAAAGGTGCTGTTGTATGGGGCAAAATGCTGGTCTCATTGAAGCCTATGtaagttttgtcactgacttcccAGGGGCCCCTATTCAGTCTGTGCTGTGCAAAATGCTTTGGGACCCTTTTGAATGAAAGATAAAGATGGCTATTTAATATCTGTAATACAGTAGCATCCCCagtgcttcccccctccccaatgggCCGGGTGCCCTAAGACACGCTGTAGAAACAGGAGATGATGGGCAGGAAGGGGACAGTGGGTTAGGAGAGTGCAGGGCGGAACAAGGACAGAGCAGAGCTGTTGCAGCCTTAGGTGGAAAGGGTGGCAGAGTGGCTGTAGCTTAGGACTGTGGACGGCTGGCATCAAGGACTTGTTCTGTCACAGGCTCCCTGGGTGACCGTGGCCCTCCttgtgcctcacttccccatctgtaaaataaggacatagccctgcctcccagggaggTTATGAGGATTAAACGTGGTAAGTTGCCCAGGTGATatggtaatggggggggggggtcatataCGTACCAGCTCCAATGGAGAGTGAGAGTCATACAAGGTACTCACTGAAAATACTaaacactgcgggggggggggggggggggcattttcaaaagtatctcaGTGGCTTAGGAGCACAAGGGCTTCTCTAAACCTGGAGCAACTCAGGAACAGCTATTCAGGAAGACTTCCATGTGTGGACGCTCTTATTCACTTTGGAAGTGGGGCAAGTTCAACAGCGCCACCACATTTGTAGTCTGGACTGAGCGGCTGGCATTCACAAAGGGGACATGTGCATCTAACGGCCCCACTTTGGAGCTGCATGAAAGGCCCTTGGCCCCGACATTTTAAGTCCTCAAGGTGCCAAcatttccagtttttcaacagaaaccccctcccccaacaaaatTCCAGTTTTCGATTCAAAACCTCTCAAAACAGAAACACGTGACTGAACATGGACAACGTGTCACCCATAAGGGCTGCAAAATattgtttcttttgatttttttcatggaaaaacccTTCCCCAGCCACTCTACTAAGCCCCTGACGTTGCTTTCAGGAGCTAGGCAGAGCCTTGTAGGCCGTTCAAAATATAGACGTGTCATATTTTTGAGTGACGCTAGGCTTGGCGAAAGGACAGCCCTGCAGCTGAAAGGCTCCGGTCgagcacagagcagggcagtggTTGGGCATCGCCCTTGTGCCTGGGGTGGACTGGCAGCCTGGCAGATAGGCCCCCCCCATCAGTGCCACGGATGTTTTTTATGGGGTGGAGATGGGTCCACTAAGAACTGGACTAAATCCACCCCCCATCAGTGCCACAGATGGTTTTTATGGGGTGGAGATGGGTCCACTAAGAACTGGACTAAATCCACcaaggcacagccttcccctccccccccaacagccATTGGATGGGCTATGTGAGACCAGGAGGGTTCAGGAGGGCCAGCCtgtaccccttcccccccagcagctGCTAAATACATCCTGCAGCAGGACGTTCCCTTAcatgtttttttcctcctttcgCTGGGCGTTTTGAAGCAATGCTGAAAGCGGAGGCCTGGCCTCTGTCTGAGGCCTGGTGCTGTGCTCTTTATGTTGTCCGCACTCAGTGTGTGAGCAGGGGAAgtgtaggggtggggggtcctggcCCCCTCTAGCCAGCTCCCCAGCGTGAGTCCAGCCTGCTAGCCTtgtcagccaggccctgctctgcaAAGCTACACAGCGAAAACCACCTCGGGTTTGGGGTTGGCTGGCTTGGGCCTGCTGTGGTGATTTCCACCCATGCACCCTGGGTGTGAAATGCCACAAAGTTGGAACCGCAGCAGTTTCCCCCTTGGCTTTGCATGGTTTTGAGTGACGCCCCAGGTGCCAAAAAGAGCAAAGTGGGGCCTGCTTCTTGCCCCGAACAAGGCCACTTGCTTtgccccctgcctgcctcacTAGCGGTAGACGAGCTAACGCTCCCGCTTCCCTCTCCCTGGGGAGCGGTGGGTTAATTCGCTTTGGAAGGGGCTTGAGTCACATGCGTTGCAACTCTTATTACAAAAATGAAGCGGGGGGCAAAATGGGGCTGCTGGGGCACCTTACCGTTGTGGGGCCTGGCATGCAGCTGACAGGGGCAGCCCCTCAGGCCCGTCCTTGGCACAGGCTGGACAGGCCCCTAGCGGTTGCAGCTAGGAGAGTTTCTGGTTGTAGCAGTGAGGCACCGTGTTGCAATCCACCCTAGGGTCCAATTGCTGCACGGGCTAGAGGCAGGACTTTAGCTCCAGAGGGGGCTTGTGCTCCTTGATCtcaagggaagggggctggggcaggtggggtttCCAGCCTCAGCACCCGTGTCGTGGCTTGAACTTTCCTACCCTCCAGCTGCCTGTCTCGCCCCTTCCAAACATGGGCTGGTCCAAGGTCTCAAACAGCAGCTGCTGGACCCAACGTGCCCACACCAACCCCAGCTGTGGCACTCAACAGCCTTGATCCCCTTGCAGAGATGCTGGCTCCCCTGCAGGGATGGCAGCTGCATGGCCCCTGCATCACTCCCCAAAGGGTTGTGCTGTAACATGGGGGCAACCCCCCCTTTCCATCCTGCTGTGTGGGGCCCCCAGCACCTCGCTCTCTGGGACATCACCACTCACACAACCTTGGCGGGGAAGGCCTTCGTTGTGGCAAACTCAGAGCTGCGGGAGTCAGCTCCAGGCGTAGGTTCAGCCTTGGTAGGGTGGCAAATTCCCAGCCAGCCCCGGGGCTGCAGCCATGGGGTTAAACAAGCAAAGGTCTCATCTCTCCTCCCCCAGGGAAAGAAAGAGCCtgaaccctccctccctcaggAGCCACACACACCATCCAGTCCGAATGCTGTAATTAATTCAGGGTACAACACACCTGTAGTAACAGGGGACACCTGCATTACCTCACCATTTTTGCAGTAACCATTTGTTTAACTTTAAAACACAACTTCCCCCCGAGCTGTGCTTTCTGTTAACCTAGCATCCCCTAACTGTTATCCCCGGCTTCCATCCTCTTCTGTCGAGCAATGCGCTGGGTGTTGAGCCGTCCTGTTCTTTGCTACTGGTTTCTTCCCTCACCTGCTGTCTGTATGTACTAAGGATGTTATTTTACTGGGGCACTGGACAGTATTAAAATTAAAGCTATGTAAATAGGAAGCGGTTCTCTTTATTTTCCACCCTGCTAATAAGGACTGCGTGGCCAGTTGGAAATGGTGGTtggagtggaggggggaggagagagccggcaggggctggggaggggtttTCATTTAATAACCAGAGGTGGTTGGTTCCCCTGCTGGCTTGAGGAATTGGTGATTCACAGGCACAGTGTCCTGCTCACCAGAGGAAGGGTGGGCTTAGGGTTAAGGCACGGGCTTGAAAATCTGGGTTTAATTCTCAAAGTTaacacggacacacacacacaccccctctgtgcctcagtttccccagtcataaaacagggataatgccAACCCTTCACACCCTGGCTGCGGTCAGGCTCTCAGATACTCTGGCCAGAGAGACCATACACAGAGCTGGGAAAACCTCAGCTTTGAACCTAGCTCGTGTCCCACGTACAGTACACAGTGGTTGTGTAGCATATCTCGAGGGGTAGCTGGGCTTCCCCAGGTAGCGTAGATGCACCGCGCCCCACCCAGGGAGGTGATGTGGGGAAATGTTTAGAGGCTCCTGCCTCTCTGTCATCGCTACAGGAGGCAGCAAGTGCCTCTCAGGGCAGGGAAGCTACTCACCACCCAGCTGTCCCTTACCCCAGTTCCAATTTCCAACACCGCGTTGGTCTGGCCAAGACTTTAGCTTAGTTACAAGACACTGCTGTGGTgtcagctggagccaggccagccaCAGTGTGATACCCCcaagacacagacacacacacacacacaccacctagGACCAGATGAGGTTTCACTTTTACTTCAAATCAGCAGCCGGAAGCGTGACGCAGGCGGACAGTTTGCATGCCAGGCTCGAGAGAGAGGAGGACAGAGCTGAAGTCTCTGTAAGAGAACAGGTAGGCACGGGGGGGGGTGGAGTTGCACCAGCAGTGCCCAGACGGATGGATGAGGCACATGCGGCTGGGTGAGTGAGCTGATCTCTAACCTGGCAGCACAGGGAAGCCACAAGGGGTCAATACAGGGCAGAGGAGACAGACAGGCAAGCTTACAGACGATGCTGCAGTTACAGGGCTCAGCTCTAGCGTAGGTATTTTTTGATCCACGTCTTGTATTTAAAGACAGCCGTCGCGACGGGCGGTTTGAACACGTTGACACATCTCCTTTTGTCCGTGAAGGAGATCACGCCGGCTACCTCCGCTTTCTTGCCACATACCACAGGGCCCCCGGAATCACCCTGCAACAGCACAGAGTACACAGCCTGTTAGCCTGGGAGGACCCCGCGCAGCATTGGGATGAGGGTCAGGAGCGTGGAAGGGCACAGAGGCAGTGACGCCAAGCAACAGGGAGGAGAGAGGCAGTGGGTCACATTGCACGGGGCAGGCATGAGGGTTGTCCTAGGACTGGAGCTAACCAACagcttgggccaaatcctgtgctGGTTAAAGGGGCttgactgacagccctggagacctcTCTCCACAGAGCGGGTGCAGAGTAGGGCAAGCGTCCCACACACATGCCCCAGCGGAGCTCGGCCCTGACCGAGGGACaaatctccatggcccattcagtctttggcctctctgccaAGCCCGCCACCAAGGCCTTCAAAGGAGTGGGGAGTCCCTggccagcagctccctgcacctCACTTATCCTCGCCTGCCAAAAAGGGACAAAGCCTCGGGGATGGATAATGGGACACGATTCCCAGGGAGAACATGTGGCCAAACCCTCTGGCATCCCTGTCAGCaaaggtgccgactccatgggtgctccggggctggagcgcccatggaaaaaaacagggggtgctcagcaccccggggcgggccctgctgatcagctcctccccctccccacccagtgcctcccacccgctgcTGATCAGCAGCAGacactgggggggatggggagcaggaagaggtggagcaagagCCAGGCATacttgggggaggggcaagggtggggctttgggggaaggggtggattgagggcgggccctggggcagagcagggagcgaGCACCCCTAGGGAAATCAGCAAGTCGGTGCTTGTGCCTGTCAGTGTCTGCCATGTTCCCCGGGATTCTTCAGTATCTTAGCTAGGTCTGGGGCACCCCTGTAGGATCCTGCCATCTCCAGGCATGCTCGAGAACAGGCAGCTAAGCACGCGGGCCTGGCAACGAGGCCGTCCCCCTTGCACACAGCCAGCTGGGGACTCTCCCCCATCAGCCCGTTCTAGACCAGCGTTGCTGTTTAGCCATCACCTGGCAGGGGGCAGAGCCCTTCTCGACCCCTTCGAAGCACATCATGGTGCTGGTGACCTCGCCATCCCAGTACCGGCTGTTGTTGCACATCCTGATGTCCATCACCTTGACGTTGAGTTCGCGCAGGACAGGGGAATACTTGCTTCCCTCTCTgaacctcccccagccagccacgcTGCACAGCGTCCCCGGGGCCGCATTCTTCTTGGACAGGGGGAGAAGCCTTGTCTCCTTGTTCCAAACCACCTTCCTGTCCAGCTGCAGGCAGGAGCGAAAGCCAAGGTCAGGCCTTGGGGAGACTCCGCCAGGCTGCAGGAAGATTCCCACCCCTAGCACCACTGTGGTCCCCCCGAGCTGCTTCCATCTCAGTGGAGATGCCTCCAGCTTCTCCTGTAGGCTGCGGCCCTGTCCCGGGTTCGCTTTGTGCCATTGATACGAAGAGCCCAGATGGGACTCTTTGCACTACCAAGTTCTATAGCGACCTAGGCTGGGGAGATGGTCTGTCTTAAGTGGGGGAGTCCACAACCCGAGGAGGTTTGAGAAACACACGGAGACCAACCCCCACTAGCCAAGCCTGGCCTGTCTCCAACAGCCAGAGGCCTGGCTCCAGCCTCTCCTAACACCCCTTTGTGCTACAGGGCTCCTGGGAGAATTCCCCCAAACAGGGGCAGCGTGTACGGCCCCCCTTGGGGGAcgctggtgtggggggggggcagagcaggtgCCTCGGCGATTGCTCCAACGCCCACAAAAGACTGCACCAGCCCCACCTAGAGCAACCCAGAACCTAGGAAAAAGTGAagtacctcccctccccccacccccccccaggctgcCAAGCCCCAAATCCAGCCCTAGAGGAAACTGTGCAGGCCCAGAAGCCGAGGGAtggcgggaaggggtgggaggaatGAGACTTCCGAGCAGTTGGGAAGCAGCTGAGGGACAAAGGGAAGCCTCCTTCGCTCTGTTAAAGAGGCCAGACTCCGGGAAACACTTTGCCCGTCAGCGAAAGCAAGGCCAGGCTGCACACCTTCCAGCACCTCGGAGGCGAGGGTGTGAGCCGAGAATGACTCGAGGCTGGCTAGAGAGCGCTGCTAGTGTTAAAGATTTCCTGTAAGGGTTAGGCAGTTTGTCACTTCTGAATCTCACCTTTCTAGCCGCTGCAGGAGAGGCCTCCAGAgagacattccccccccccaccgcaccgtCCATCTCCGCTTCACCCCACTCAACCTTCCCCCTACCCTGAGATGGAGGAACAGAGGAAGGAGTAAATCCTACGCAGTGCTGAATGCCCCGGCTTGCCTCAAAGGGTCCTAACCCAGCGCTTTCCATCCACAAAGGAAATATTGATATCGTTAGCAGTGTgggctagtggctagagcactggctGGGACTCAGGACAGCTGTGTTCtagtcctgcctctgccactgacccgcagggtgacctcgggcaagtcacttttccctcggtgtgcctcagtttccccatttgtaaaaggaGGATGACAACTctgctctcctttgtaaagtgctttgagatccacggATGATAAGAGCTAGGGACTATTactacctccattttacagatgggggaaactaaggcaggcaGAGGCAACACGATCTGCCCAAGACCACACAACAGGAagagccaggatttgaacccacTCCACTGCCCTAGCCACATGGTCAGACGCTGCTGTCTCGTAGGACGGGCCCCCTGTAGCAGAAGCCAGAATAACTGGTGCCCATGGCTCCCTAGCAAGCCCACATACCTTGAGCAGCATAATGTCATTTTCTAAAGTCATGCGGTTGAAGGAAGGATGCGGGACTAACTCCGCGACAGTGAAGACCTGCACTCCAGCATTTCCCCTGGGCTGCCAATGGAGACCCACCAGCACCCTGAGATCCTTACTGCTGAGACACAAAAAGAAAGCCTCTGTAGCGTTAGCACCCTCCCTGCGGCCACCCGGCTATCCCAATGGCAACACCCCATCGGGGAGGCACAAATCTAAGCCTGCAGTCAGAGAAGCAAGTCGGCTTTCTGGTGGAGCATGTTCCCCCAGCTCTTGACTCATGACCCCAGTGACGCTGGCCCCACCACTGATCCTCCTGGCATGCCCCTGGTGTGCTGAGGGCAGATGGGGACGCCTCCCATGAGCCAAGCAAGTATCATCTGGGAATGCAGAGGGAGGCACGTTGGCCCAGAGTcgtcaaaagtatttaggtgtctaatttcCATTGGAAGTTAGGTgtccaaatacctttgagggtcaGGGCCATTCaggccactttaaaaaaaaaaaagcctctgatTTGGGGTGCTTTGGTTTTGGGGTGCCCAGCCCGCGACGcacctttgggccagattcttctgAGAGAGGCTGAGTGCCCACAACTCCAGTGGGCATCAGGGGAGCTGGAGCTCTCagctgcctctgaaaatcaggccaacaGACCCCAAATCAGAGGTCCCCTTTGAAAAATGTGGCTCACCCAAAGCCACGGAGGAACTGGAGAAAGAACCCAATTGCATTCAATCCCCCCATTTGCACCTCATGACCAACCCTGACCCGGCACGCC
Coding sequences within:
- the LOC101942041 gene encoding granzyme M-like isoform X2, which encodes MKADGKLPFLVLLFLPIGKAGQLQSSIIGGCEALPHSRPYMVSIHKGNIPICGGVLVHARWVLTAAHCYSDPKDLRVLVGLHWQPRGNAGVQVFTVAELVPHPSFNRMTLENDIMLLKLDRKVVWNKETRLLPLSKKNAAPGTLCSVAGWGRFREGSKYSPVLRELNVKVMDIRMCNNSRYWDGEVTSTMMCFEGVEKGSAPCQGDSGGPVVCGKKAEVAGVISFTDKRRCVNVFKPPVATAVFKYKTWIKKYLR
- the LOC101942041 gene encoding granzyme M-like isoform X1 — translated: MKADGKLPFLVLLFLPIGKAAGQLQSSIIGGCEALPHSRPYMVSIHKGNIPICGGVLVHARWVLTAAHCYSDPKDLRVLVGLHWQPRGNAGVQVFTVAELVPHPSFNRMTLENDIMLLKLDRKVVWNKETRLLPLSKKNAAPGTLCSVAGWGRFREGSKYSPVLRELNVKVMDIRMCNNSRYWDGEVTSTMMCFEGVEKGSAPCQGDSGGPVVCGKKAEVAGVISFTDKRRCVNVFKPPVATAVFKYKTWIKKYLR